A single genomic interval of Bradyrhizobium sp. sBnM-33 harbors:
- a CDS encoding cold-shock protein, translated as MTTGTVKWFNATKGFGFIQPDDGSTDVFVHISAVERAGLSSLNEGQKISFEAKKDPMRGKTSAENLRVE; from the coding sequence ATGACTACCGGAACAGTTAAGTGGTTCAACGCAACCAAGGGCTTCGGCTTCATTCAGCCCGATGATGGCAGCACGGACGTTTTCGTTCACATCAGCGCCGTCGAACGTGCGGGTCTGAGCTCGCTCAATGAAGGCCAGAAGATCTCGTTCGAAGCGAAGAAGGACCCGATGCGCGGCAAGACCAGTGCCGAGAACCTTCGCGTCGAATAA
- a CDS encoding AAA family ATPase: MAENRPLASIEAVESGLAAQGYIASRQIATAVYLAQQIEKPILVEGPAGVGKTELAKAIAAWRGMKMIRLQCYEGLDEAKALYEWKYAKQLLYTQILKDKLGEVLGGAPTLEAALNQLHDFGDVFFSKEFVEPRPLLQALEQPAGCVLLIDEIDKSDAEFESLLLEILSDFQVTIPELGTVVAVAPPTVILTSNSERDLGDALKRRCLHLHIGFPEQKLEERIVESRVPGISQTLRRQMVSFIHEVRTLDLKKLPSVSETIDWARVLVLLQAPELGHEMVKDTLNVLLKYEADIEATMPQVSTFIAKASRQNVFG; the protein is encoded by the coding sequence GTGGCTGAAAATCGGCCTTTGGCCTCGATCGAGGCAGTGGAAAGCGGTCTTGCGGCGCAAGGCTATATTGCGAGCCGCCAGATCGCGACCGCGGTCTACCTGGCGCAGCAGATCGAAAAGCCCATTCTGGTCGAAGGTCCTGCCGGCGTCGGCAAGACCGAGCTGGCCAAAGCGATCGCTGCATGGCGCGGCATGAAGATGATCCGCCTGCAGTGCTATGAGGGACTCGACGAGGCGAAAGCGCTCTACGAGTGGAAATACGCCAAGCAGCTTCTCTACACGCAGATTCTGAAGGACAAGCTCGGCGAAGTGCTCGGCGGCGCGCCGACGCTGGAAGCGGCGCTGAACCAGCTTCACGATTTCGGCGACGTGTTCTTCTCCAAGGAATTCGTTGAACCGCGGCCATTGCTGCAGGCGCTGGAGCAGCCCGCTGGCTGCGTATTGCTGATCGACGAAATCGATAAATCCGACGCCGAATTTGAATCGCTGCTGCTGGAAATTCTCAGCGATTTCCAAGTCACGATTCCGGAACTCGGAACGGTGGTCGCAGTCGCGCCGCCGACCGTAATCCTGACCTCAAACAGCGAGCGCGATCTCGGCGACGCGCTGAAACGGCGCTGCCTGCATCTGCATATCGGCTTCCCCGAGCAGAAGCTGGAAGAGCGGATCGTCGAGAGCCGGGTGCCCGGTATTTCGCAGACACTGCGCCGGCAGATGGTAAGCTTCATCCACGAAGTCCGTACGCTGGACCTGAAGAAGCTGCCGTCGGTCAGCGAAACCATCGATTGGGCACGGGTGCTGGTGCTGCTGCAGGCGCCCGAGCTCGGCCACGAGATGGTCAAGGATACGCTGAACGTTCTCCTGAAATACGAGGCCGATATCGAGGCCACCATGCCGCAGGTCTCCACCTTCATCGCCAAGGCCTCGCGTCAAAACGTCTTCGGGTGA
- a CDS encoding S1 family peptidase, with protein MKILPRMIAGLVLLLSVPAHAIVGGGAPSTEGVARSIITIVGSRGNFCTGALIAPRLVLTAAHCVQPGAEYKIVEYGVDRQPSLQDVKSVAIHPGFNMQAMSGHRATADVALLQLAVSPKGKTTAALGLPNIPINIGSRFTIAGIGVTVRGDGKSGGTIRVASLVATGRPGTLQIRLVDPVGQGTREGLGACTGDSGAPVFEDKQGGPVIIGVVSWSTGPNGSAGCGGMTGVTPLTLYRDWILQTAQKWGAGL; from the coding sequence ATGAAGATCCTGCCTCGAATGATTGCCGGCCTGGTGCTGCTGCTCTCCGTTCCCGCCCATGCCATTGTCGGCGGCGGTGCACCATCCACCGAAGGCGTGGCCCGCTCTATCATCACCATCGTCGGCTCGCGCGGCAATTTCTGCACCGGCGCCTTGATTGCGCCAAGGCTGGTGCTGACGGCGGCGCACTGCGTGCAGCCCGGCGCGGAATACAAGATCGTCGAATACGGCGTGGACAGGCAGCCCTCGCTGCAGGACGTGAAGAGCGTCGCCATTCATCCTGGCTTCAACATGCAGGCGATGTCAGGACATCGTGCGACGGCGGATGTCGCGTTGTTGCAGTTGGCGGTGTCGCCCAAGGGAAAGACGACGGCCGCGCTCGGATTGCCCAACATTCCGATCAACATCGGCAGCCGTTTCACGATCGCGGGCATCGGCGTCACCGTCCGCGGCGACGGCAAGAGCGGCGGCACCATCCGGGTCGCCAGCCTGGTCGCGACCGGCAGGCCGGGAACGTTGCAGATCAGGCTGGTCGATCCGGTAGGGCAGGGCACGCGTGAGGGGCTCGGAGCTTGTACGGGAGATTCCGGCGCGCCGGTGTTCGAGGACAAGCAAGGTGGTCCCGTCATTATCGGCGTGGTGAGCTGGTCGACCGGGCCGAACGGCAGCGCAGGCTGCGGCGGCATGACCGGCGTTACGCCACTGACGCTGTATCGGGACTGGATTTTGCAGACTGCGCAGAAGTGGGGCGCGGGGTTATAG
- a CDS encoding acetate--CoA ligase family protein: MDAQASTASHQAEKWSPSPDASDIIKGIHAMLHPRNIVLVGATDKPGNYAERIWNNLVKYGYEGGLFPVNAKRETIWGVPCYKDFASLPEKPDHVLVLVPARFAVQVIRAAAAAGARSATIVTSGFSELQDEESQRLAIELKEAVRETGLAVTGPNCLGNLSAGEKLFTNIDDRIVTMEAGPVAIVGQSGAIVMAIRQTLEDRGVGVGYMVTTGNETGLETPDLMAYFAADPSIRVIVVYLEGVRNTKVFREACKAARAAGKPVIALKLGASEGGRAAAMAHTGALAGSIETFDAISTREGVIRVRGLDELIETTECFVHADPPKGNRIAAVSLSGGKRGLLIDAFYSAGMNFAPLSANATEQLAQMLGPGSIVGNPLDAGFAAVVDPSVYIKSIKIMIDDPDTDIVIIDAELPKAPHELRERNLRLVNEMAGAASKPVVYISAMSIGFTDFTKALRKSLPNIAVMQGLDRAVGAIKSLIEYASLRKEVPDIVSSSKASARAVLEKTLKAANGAAALDEVASKKLLKAYGIPVSKEEIAKTAAEAVKIAKKIGFPVVAKVVSADILHKSDIGGVVLNLNSAAEVRKAFDDITARVKKIKGKPKLEGILIAQQVKADLELVVGASLDAEMGPVVLFGTGGVDIELMKDVALAGAPLDEAEAKQLIAKTKAGVKMKGYRGKPALHEPSAVKALVGLSNLMADAGNRIASIDVNPFLINSKLGVAVDGLIVLNNAAANRAAGH; encoded by the coding sequence ATGGACGCTCAGGCAAGCACCGCATCGCATCAAGCCGAAAAATGGTCGCCTTCGCCCGACGCCAGCGACATCATCAAGGGTATCCACGCCATGCTGCACCCACGCAACATCGTGCTGGTCGGCGCCACCGATAAGCCCGGCAACTATGCCGAGCGCATCTGGAACAATCTGGTCAAGTACGGTTACGAAGGCGGACTGTTTCCGGTCAACGCCAAGCGCGAGACGATCTGGGGCGTGCCCTGCTACAAGGATTTTGCGAGTCTCCCCGAAAAGCCCGATCACGTGCTGGTGCTGGTGCCGGCGCGTTTCGCCGTGCAGGTGATCCGCGCTGCCGCGGCTGCCGGGGCGCGTTCCGCCACCATCGTCACTTCAGGCTTCAGCGAGCTGCAGGATGAGGAGAGCCAACGGCTGGCGATTGAATTGAAGGAAGCGGTGCGCGAGACCGGCCTTGCGGTCACCGGGCCAAACTGCCTCGGCAATTTGAGCGCCGGCGAAAAGCTGTTCACCAACATCGACGATCGTATCGTTACCATGGAAGCCGGTCCTGTCGCGATTGTCGGGCAATCCGGCGCGATTGTGATGGCGATCCGCCAGACGCTCGAAGATCGCGGCGTCGGCGTCGGCTACATGGTGACTACCGGCAACGAGACCGGGCTCGAGACGCCGGACCTGATGGCCTATTTCGCCGCCGATCCCTCGATCCGGGTCATCGTGGTCTACCTCGAAGGGGTCCGGAACACCAAAGTGTTCCGTGAAGCCTGCAAGGCCGCGCGAGCTGCCGGCAAGCCGGTGATTGCGCTGAAGCTCGGCGCCTCCGAGGGCGGCCGGGCGGCTGCGATGGCGCATACCGGCGCGCTCGCCGGCTCGATCGAAACTTTTGACGCGATCTCAACACGCGAAGGCGTGATCCGCGTCCGCGGGCTGGACGAGCTGATCGAGACCACCGAATGTTTCGTCCATGCCGATCCCCCGAAAGGCAACCGTATCGCCGCGGTTTCACTATCGGGCGGCAAGCGCGGCCTCCTGATCGACGCGTTCTATTCGGCCGGTATGAACTTCGCGCCGCTCAGCGCGAATGCAACAGAACAACTGGCGCAAATGCTCGGCCCCGGCAGCATTGTCGGCAATCCGCTCGACGCCGGGTTTGCGGCTGTGGTCGATCCGTCTGTCTATATCAAATCGATCAAGATCATGATCGACGATCCCGATACCGACATCGTCATCATCGACGCCGAACTGCCGAAGGCGCCGCACGAATTGCGCGAGCGCAATCTGCGCCTCGTCAACGAGATGGCGGGCGCGGCAAGCAAACCTGTCGTTTACATCAGCGCGATGTCGATCGGGTTCACTGACTTCACCAAGGCGCTGCGCAAATCGCTGCCGAACATCGCGGTGATGCAGGGCCTCGACCGGGCGGTCGGCGCGATCAAGTCACTGATCGAGTATGCGTCGCTGCGCAAGGAAGTGCCCGACATCGTGTCGAGCTCGAAAGCTTCCGCGCGCGCGGTGTTGGAGAAGACGCTCAAAGCCGCCAACGGCGCCGCCGCGCTGGACGAGGTCGCCTCGAAGAAGCTGCTCAAGGCCTATGGCATTCCCGTGTCGAAAGAAGAGATCGCAAAGACCGCGGCGGAGGCGGTGAAGATCGCCAAGAAGATCGGCTTTCCGGTCGTGGCAAAAGTCGTCAGCGCCGACATCCTGCACAAGTCGGACATCGGCGGCGTGGTGCTGAACCTCAACAGCGCCGCCGAGGTGAGGAAGGCGTTCGATGACATCACCGCGCGGGTAAAGAAGATCAAGGGCAAGCCGAAGCTGGAGGGCATTCTGATCGCGCAGCAGGTCAAGGCCGACCTCGAGCTCGTGGTCGGCGCCTCGCTCGACGCCGAGATGGGTCCCGTCGTGCTGTTCGGCACCGGCGGGGTCGATATCGAACTGATGAAGGATGTTGCGCTTGCCGGCGCACCGCTGGACGAAGCCGAGGCGAAACAGTTGATCGCCAAGACAAAGGCCGGCGTGAAGATGAAGGGCTATCGCGGTAAGCCGGCGCTGCACGAGCCTTCCGCCGTGAAGGCACTGGTCGGCCTGTCGAACCTGATGGCCGACGCCGGCAACCGCATCGCCTCGATCGACGTCAATCCGTTTTTGATCAACAGCAAGCTCGGCGTCGCCGTCGACGGCCTGATCGTGTTGAACAACGCCGCCGCGAACAGAGCGGCGGGACATTAG
- a CDS encoding vWA domain-containing protein, which yields MRENLHRFFRAARGAGVRLSPAESIDAMRAVSKVGFTDRTILRDTFLLTLAKTQDEKKALGDCFDLFFDQPEPQSPPEEGKANEPDAQGSNATSDSPGDATGGDEQAEGLGSLAQMLLAQDRNQISAAIANAASAASLSDIRYFTQRGIFSGRILDQMGIQRLRDDLDNLAATNPALAERLTNALDGLRGTVRDTVSQALMLYGREEAENLRNEILRNAPLSRIEPRQVEQMRHLIRQIARRLRERYSKPRKRQRRGHLDVRRTIRRNAAWGGVPFLTAWKRRHRDKPKIVALCDVSGSVARVSDFFLLLIHSLHEVVDDVRSFAFSGHLIEVSDILESKSPEEAMADIMSNVGFGSSDYGNSFANFEDEWMSAITPQTTVIVLGDARSNNLDPRADILRRIAERSKRLVWLNPEGRMAWGWGDSEMPRYATFCTVVRQCATAKQLERAVSDIVASYQ from the coding sequence ATGCGCGAGAACCTGCATCGCTTCTTTCGTGCGGCGCGGGGCGCAGGCGTCAGGCTCTCGCCGGCGGAAAGCATCGACGCGATGCGGGCCGTCTCCAAGGTCGGCTTTACTGACCGAACGATCCTGCGTGACACGTTTCTGCTGACACTCGCCAAGACGCAGGACGAGAAGAAAGCGCTCGGCGATTGCTTTGATCTGTTCTTCGATCAGCCCGAGCCGCAATCGCCGCCCGAAGAGGGCAAGGCGAACGAGCCGGATGCGCAGGGCTCCAACGCGACATCCGATTCACCAGGTGACGCCACCGGCGGCGACGAGCAAGCCGAAGGGCTGGGTTCGCTCGCCCAGATGCTGCTGGCGCAGGACCGCAACCAGATTTCCGCGGCAATCGCCAACGCGGCGAGCGCCGCTTCGCTGTCCGACATCCGTTATTTCACCCAGCGCGGCATCTTCTCCGGCCGCATTCTCGACCAGATGGGCATTCAGCGCCTGCGCGACGATCTCGACAATCTCGCGGCGACCAACCCGGCACTGGCGGAGCGGCTGACCAACGCGCTGGACGGCCTGCGCGGCACGGTTCGTGACACCGTCTCGCAGGCGCTGATGCTGTACGGGCGCGAGGAAGCTGAGAATTTGCGCAATGAGATCCTGCGCAACGCGCCGCTGTCCCGGATCGAGCCGCGGCAGGTCGAGCAGATGCGGCATCTGATCCGCCAGATCGCGCGCCGCCTGCGCGAGCGCTACAGCAAACCGCGCAAGCGCCAGCGCCGCGGCCATCTCGACGTCCGCCGCACCATCCGCCGCAACGCCGCCTGGGGCGGCGTGCCGTTTCTCACCGCGTGGAAGCGGCGGCACCGCGACAAGCCGAAGATCGTCGCACTCTGCGACGTTTCGGGCTCGGTGGCGCGGGTTTCGGATTTCTTTTTGCTGTTGATCCACAGCCTGCATGAGGTCGTGGACGATGTCCGCTCGTTCGCATTTTCCGGCCACCTGATCGAGGTCAGCGACATCCTGGAGTCAAAATCGCCGGAAGAGGCGATGGCCGACATCATGTCCAACGTCGGCTTTGGTTCGTCGGACTACGGCAATTCCTTCGCCAACTTTGAAGACGAGTGGATGAGCGCGATCACGCCGCAGACCACCGTGATCGTGCTTGGCGACGCCCGCAGCAACAACCTCGACCCTCGTGCGGACATTCTGCGCCGCATTGCCGAGCGGTCGAAGCGGCTGGTCTGGCTCAATCCGGAGGGCCGCATGGCCTGGGGCTGGGGCGATTCGGAAATGCCGCGCTATGCGACCTTCTGCACCGTCGTCCGCCAATGCGCCACCGCCAAGCAGCTTGAACGCGCGGTGTCCGACATCGTGGCGAGCTATCAATAG
- a CDS encoding HAD-IA family hydrolase — MIEAVIWDFGGVLTTSPFEAFTRFETERGLPADIIRRTNAANHLENAWAKFERAEVDIEAFDELFAAESLALGAAVRGKDVLPLLSGDLRPEMVEALKRIKAKFKTGCITNNLPANAIGSHSGRTLYVAEVMALFDHVIESAKIGLRKPDPRIYRMMVETLKVDPRNCVYLDDLGVNLKPAREMGMTTIKVVSAAQAIAELEAATGLALR; from the coding sequence ATGATCGAGGCTGTGATCTGGGATTTCGGCGGGGTGCTCACCACCTCGCCGTTCGAGGCGTTCACGCGGTTCGAGACGGAGCGTGGGCTGCCGGCCGACATCATTCGGCGCACCAACGCCGCCAATCATCTGGAAAATGCCTGGGCGAAGTTCGAACGCGCCGAGGTCGACATCGAAGCCTTCGACGAATTGTTTGCGGCCGAATCGCTGGCGCTGGGCGCGGCGGTTCGCGGCAAGGACGTGCTGCCGCTATTGTCCGGCGATCTGCGGCCCGAAATGGTCGAGGCGCTCAAGCGCATCAAGGCAAAGTTCAAGACCGGCTGCATCACCAACAACCTGCCCGCCAACGCCATCGGCAGCCACAGCGGCCGCACGCTCTATGTCGCCGAAGTGATGGCGCTGTTCGATCATGTCATCGAGTCAGCGAAGATCGGACTCCGGAAACCCGACCCACGCATCTACCGAATGATGGTCGAGACGCTGAAGGTCGATCCCAGGAATTGCGTCTATCTCGACGACCTCGGCGTCAATCTGAAGCCGGCGCGCGAGATGGGCATGACCACGATCAAGGTGGTCAGTGCGGCGCAGGCGATCGCGGAGCTTGAGGCAGCAACCGGGCTGGCATTGCGCTAG